CCTGGGAGTGGAGGTGGATGAAGTTTCCGTCTCTGCCATGGGTGAAGTTGGTGACCTTGAAGACCTCAAAGGGTGGGATGAGGACTTCATCCTCACCAGGGTAGAAGGAGAAGTTCTTGATGGGAACACTGTAGCAGGTATCCAAAAAGAAGAAGGTGTCCTGGCCAAAGGACTGAGCAACCTTCTTctggagggaggcagaggtGAACTGGCCGAAGCGGACggtgtgctggagctgggctgtgaAGCGGGTGCCTTTGATGCCGCGGTAGGCGCGGTGGCAGCCATGGCCCTGGGCCTCCCGCAGGGTGTGCAGGGCCTTGGTCAGGAGGAAGTGCAGCGTCTTGAAGGGGAAGGATTGGAGGTAGTGCTCGCGGGAGCGCCCGCCCTCGCGCACGGCCGCGTTGAACTGTCGGTACAGGCCCCTCTCGGCAGTGTACGCCAGCACGGCCAccgcctgctcctgctgcaggactgTCGGGCGGGCGGCGTGGCCCCATCGATTCCTCCACTCCATCACCGCACCTCTCCAGCCCTCCGCGTAGGCAGGGTTGGTGAACTCGGTGCGgttcagctcctccagctccttccccatcATGCGGCTGCAGCCCTGGTACTGGTCATCAAAGGAGCTGAGGACCATGTCCATTGCCACCTCCTTGATTGCGTCGAGGTCTCGCTTGCTGCCAGTGGCTGAGGTGCTGAACAGGGTGctggccagcagcacccagcccagggCAAGGTGCTCCATGTGCAGAATGACCCTGGTGCCTGGCTGCAGACCCACAGGTCCCCCCCGGCCCGGTCCCACCAGCCTTGGAGCTGCAGCAAGTTGTTACCTCAGCTCCGCTCGGTGCGCAGGACACGTGGAGCTGCCTGCTGTGGCTTTTTATAGCAGCCCCTTCCTGCGTCCCATGGGCTATTTATATGCTGGCCCCCCATGACCTCCCAGaatagctgctgctgcccagttGTTGCAAGTGTCTGCAGGGACACCGTCAGGAAATTCCCCTTGCTTTAGTGTTAGTGCGGGTCCCAGTCCCACGGGTGTTTGCGGTGGTTTCGCCCGGACGGCCAGCTAAACGCCACCACAACCACGCTCACCAATGgctttgccttttcccaaggcaggagcaacccacctgccttccccagccactTTCCTCCATGCACGGTGGGGACTTCCCACAGTGTGCAGGGGCTTTGAGCAGGACCTGGATGGCTCTCAGATCTCTGCtattaactagccaagtggctgCTGCTAAATTTGCATCCCAGTGTTTCCATGCCCCAGCACCCAGTGCCTGTAACGCAGGCTTGTAACGGTCCCTTACACCTTCCAACCTCTCCAGGGGCTCATGGGTGAcgggatgtgatacacccagTCAGTGCCGTGCCTCTTGGCCTAGGGCGTTACGGGGTTATTTCAGAGGGGACTCCCATTGCAGGGCTCGATTCTCTTGGGTGTTCCATGATGCCATAGaccttgtctttccaggcccaagatgGTGTTTGGGGCAGTAGCATGGTTTACCAGGTGTgttgtagagcttagggatatggtttagtggagggcttgttagtgttaggtcagaggttggactcggtgatcttggaggtctcttccaacccaaactattctgtgattctgtgattctgtttccAGCCACCAAGTAATTGCTGCTACCGTGGTGAGTATGTAGTGCTTGCCTTGGTGGGTTTGTAGCAATTGTCCACTTGCTCGAGTGACTTTCTTGGAGGGATGCCTTCCCTTCACACTCAGCAGGAGTTGCCTCCAAAGGCTTTGTCAGTGCCCCTTTCCAaagagagggatcccagctgcttggcttccctGCTCTCTAACTCTAGGCTATTGACACCATTATACCAGCATTGGAGAAGCCAGGagacaatcacagaatcactgaattgtaggggttggaggggacctcgAGAGGTCATCgggtccaagccccctgccaaagcaggttccccagagcaggctgcccaggtaggcgtccagatgggccttggatatctccagggaaggagactccacaacctccctgggcagcctgtcccagtgctccgtcaNNNNNNNNNNNNNNNNNNNNNNNNNNNNNNNNNNNNNNNNNNNNNNNNNNNNNNNNNNNNNNNNNNNNNNNNNNNNNNNNNNNNNNNNNNNNNNNNNNNNNNNNNNNNNNNNNNNNNNNNNNNNNNNNNNNNNNNNNNNNNNNNNNNNNNNNNNNNNNNNNNNNNNNNNNNNNNNNNNNNNNNNNNNNNNNNNNNNNNNNNNNNNNNNNNNNNNNNNNNNNNNNNNNNNNNNNNNNNNNNNNNNNNNNNNNNNNNNNNNNNNNNNNNNNNNNNNNNNNNNNNNNNNNNNNNNNNNNNNNNNNNNNNNNNNNNNNNNNNNNNNNNNNNNNNNNNNNNNNNNNNNNNNNNNNNNNNNNNNNNNNNNNNNNNNNNNNNNNNNNNNNNNNNNNNNNNNNNNNNNNNNNNNNNNNNNNNNNNNNNNNNNNNNNNNNNNNNNNNNNNNNNNNNNNNNNNNNNNNNNNNNNNNNNNNNNNNNNNNNNNNNNNNNNNNNNNNNNNNNNNNNNNNNNNNNNNNNNNNNNNNNNNNNNNNNNNNNNNNNNNNNNNNNNNNNNNNNNNNNNNNNNNNNNNNNNNNNNNNNNNNNNNNNNNNNNNNNNNNNNNNNNNNNNNNNNNNNNNNNNNNNNNNNNNNNNNNNNNNNNNNNNNNNNNNNNNNNNNNNNNNNNNNNNNNNNNNNNNNNNNNNNNNNNNNNNNNNNNNNNNNNNNNNNNNNNNNNNNNNNNNNNNNNNNNNNNNNNNNNNNNNNNNNNNNNNNNNNNNNNNNNNNNNNNNNNNNNNNNNNNNNNNNNNNNNNNNNNNNNNNNNNNNNNNNNNNNNNNNNNNNNNNNNNNNNNNNNNNNNNNNNNNNNNNNNNNNNNNNNNNNNNNNNNNNNNNNNNNNNNNNNNNNNNNNNNNNNNNNNNNNNNNNNNNNNNNNNNNNNNNNNNNNNNNNNNNNNNNNNNNNNNNNNNNNNNNNNNNNNNNNNNNNNNNNNNNNNNNNNNNNNNNNNNNNNNNNNNNNNNNNNNNNNNNNNNNNNNNNNNNNNNNNNNNNNNNNNNNNNNNNNNNNNNNNNNNNNNNNNNNNNNNNNNNNNNNNNNNNNNNNNNNNNNNNNNNNNNNNNNNNNNNNNNNNNNNNNNNNNNNNNNNNNNNNNNNNNNNNNNNNNNNNNNNNNNNNNNNNNNNNNNNNNNNNNNNNNNNNNNNNNNNNNNNNNNNNNNNNNNNNNNNNNNNNNNNNNNNNNNNNNNNNNNNNNNNNNNNNNNNNNNNNNNNNNNNNNNNNNNNNNNNNNNNNNNNNNNNNNNNNNNNNNNNNNNNNNNNNNNNNNNNNNNNNNNNNNNNNNNNNNNNNNNNNNNNNNNNNNNNNNNNNNNNNNNNNNNNNNNNNNNNNNNNNNNNNNNNNNNNNNNNNNNNNNNNNNNNNNNNNNNNNNNNNNNNNNNNNNNNNNNNNNNNNNNNNNNNNNNNNNNNNNNNNNNNNNNNNNNNNNNNNNNNNNNNNNNNNNNNNNNNNNNNNNNNNNNNNNNNNNNNNNNNNNNNNNNNNNNNNNNNNNNNNNNNNNNNNNNNNNNNNNNNNNNNNNNNNNNNNNNNNNNNNNNNNNNNNNNNNNNNNNNNNNNNNNNNNNNNNNNNNNNNNNNNNNNNNNNNNNNNNNNNNNNNNNNNNNNNNNNNNNNNNNNNNNNNNNNNNNNNNNNNNNNNNNNNNNNNNNNNNNNNNNNNNNNNNNNNNNNNNNNNNNNNNNNNNNNNNNNNNNNNNNNNNNNNNNNNNNNNNNNNNNNNNNNNNNNNNNNNNNNNNNNNNNNNNNNNNNNNNNNNNNNNNNNNNNNNNNNNNNNNNNNNNNNNNNNNNNNNNNNNNNNNNNNNNNNNNNNNNNNNNNNNNNNNNNNNNNNNNNNNNNNNNNNNNNNNNNNNNNNNNNNNNNNNNNNNNNNNNNNNNNNNNNNNNNNNNNNNNNNNNNNNNNNNNNNNNNNNNNNNNNNNNNNNNNNNNNNNNNNNNNNNNNNNNNNNNNNNNNNNNNNNNNNNNNNNNNNNNNNNNNNNNNNNNNNNNNNNNNNNNNNNNNNNNNNNNNNNNNNNNNNNNNNNNNNNNNNNNNNNNNNNNNNNNNNNNNNNNNNNNNNNNNNNNNNNNNNNNNNNNNNNNNNNNNNNNNNNNNNNNNNNNNNNNNNNNNNNNNNNNNNNNNNNNNNNNNNNNNNNNNNNNNNNNNNNNNNNNNNNNNNNNNNNNNNNNNNNNNNNNNNNNNNNNNNNNNNNNNNNNNNNNNNNNNNNNNNNNNNNNNNNNNNNNNNNNNNNNNNNNNNNNNNNNNNNNNNNNNNNNNNNNNNNNNNNNNNNNNNNNNNNNNNNNNNNNNNNNNNNNNNNNNNNNNNNNNNNNNNNNNNNNNNNNNNNNNNNNNNNNNNNNNNNNNNNNNNNNNNNNNNNNNNNNNNNNNNNNNNNNNNNNNNNNNNNNNNNNNNNNNNNNNNNNNNNNNNNNNNNNNNNNNNNNNNNNNNNNNNNNNNNNNNNNNNNNNNNNNNNNNNNNNNNNNNNNNNNNNNNNNNNNNNNNNNNNNNNNNNNNNNNNNNNNNNNNNNNNNNNNNNNNNNNNNNNNNNNNNNNNNNNNNNNNNNNNNNNNNNNNNNNNNNNNNNNNNNNNNNNNNNNNNNNNNNNNNNNNNNNNNNNNNNNNNNNNNNNNNNNNNNNNNNNNNNNNNNNNNNNNNNNNNNNNNNNNNNNNNNNNNNNNNNNNNNNNNNNNNNNNNNNNNNNNNNNNNNNNNNNNNNNNNNNNNNNNNNNNNNNNNNNNNNNNNNNNNNNNNNNNNNNNNNNNNNNNNNNNNNNNNNNNNNNNNNNNNNNNNNNNNNNNNNNNNNNNNNNNNNNNNNNNNNNNNNNNNNNNNNNNNNNNNNNNNNNNNNNNNNNNNNNNNNNNNNNNNNNNNNNNNNNNNNNNNNNNNNNNNNNNNNNNNNNNNNNNNNNNNNNNNNNNNNNNNNNNNNNNNNNNNNNNNNNNNNNNNNNNNNNNNNNNNNNNNNNNNNNNNNNNNNNNNNNNNNNNNNNNNNNNNNNNNNNNNNNNNNNNNNNNNNNNNNNNNNNNNNNNNNNNNNNNNNNNNNNNNNNNNNNNNNNNNNNNNNNNNNNNNNNNNNNNNNNNNNNNNNNNNNNNNNNNNNNNNNNNNNNNNNNNNNNNNNNNNNNNNNNNNNNNNNNNNNNNNNNNNNNNNNNNNNNNNNNNNNNNNNNNNNNNNNNNNNNNNNNNNNNNNNNNNNNNNNNNNNNNNNNNNNNNNNNNNNNNNNNNNNNNNNNNNNNNNNNNNNNNNNNNNNNNNNNNNNNNNNNNNNNNNNNNNNNNNNNNNNNNNNNNNNNNNNNNNNNNNNNNNNNNNNNNNNNNNNNNNNNNNNNNNNNNNNNNNNNNNNNNNNNNNNNNNNNNNNNNNNNNNNNNNNNNNNNNNNNNNNNNNNNNNNNNNNNNNNNNNNNNNNNNNNNNNNNNNNNNNNNNNNNNNNNNNNNNNNNNNNNNNNNNNNNNNNNNNNNNNNNNNNNNNNNNNNNNNNNNNNNNNNNNNNNNNNNNNNNNNNNNNNNNNNNNNNNNNNNNNNNNNNNNNNNNNNNNNNNNNNNNNNNNNNNNNNNNNNNNNNNNNNNNNNNNNNNNNNNNNNNNNNNNNNNNNNNNNNNNNNNNNNNNNNNNNNNNNNNNNNNNNNNNNNNNNNNNNNNNNNNNNNNNNNNNNNNNNNNNNNNNNNNNNNNNNNNNNNNNNNNNNNNNNNNNNNNNNNNNNNNNNNNNNNNNNNNNNNNNNNNNNNNNNNNNNNNNNNNNNNNNNNNNNNNNNNNNNNNNNNNNNNNNNNNNNNNNNNNNNNNNNNNNNNNNNNNNNNNNNNNNNNNNNNNNNNNNNNNNNNNNNNNNNNNNNNNNNNNNNNNNNNNNNNNNNNNNNNNNNNNNNNNNNNNNNNNNNNNNNNNNNNNNNNNNNNNNNNNNNNNNNNNNNNNNNNNNNNNNNNNNNNNNNNNNNNNNNNNNNNNNNNNNNNNNNNNNNNNNNNNNNNNNNNNNNNNNNNNNNNNNNNNNNNNNNNNNNNNNNNNNNNNNNNNNNNNNNNNNNNNNNNNNNNNNNNNNNNNNNNNNNNNNNNNNNNNNNNNNNNNNNNNNNNNNNNNNNNNNNNNNNNNNNNNNNNNNNNNNNNNNNNNNNNNNNNNNNNNNNNNNNNNNNNNNNNNNNNNNNNNNNNNNNNNNNNNNNNNNNNNNNNNNNNNNNNNNNNNNNNNNNNNNNNNNNNNNNNNNNNNNNNNNNNNNNNNNNNNNNNNNNNNNNNNNNNNNNNNNNNNNNNNNNNNNNNNNNNNNNNNNNNNNNNNNNNNNNNNNNNNNNNNNNNNNNNNNNNNNNNNNNNNNNNNNNNNNNNNNNNNNNNNNNNNNNNNNNNNNNNNNNNNNNNNNNNNNNNNNNNNNNNNNNNNNNNNNNNNNNNNNNNNNNNNNNNNNNNNNNNNNNNNNNNNNNNNNNNNNNNNNNNNNNNNNNNNNNNNNNNNNNNNNNNNNNNNNNNNNNNNNNNNNNNNNNNNNNNNNNNNNNNNNNNNNNNNNNNNNNNNNNNNNNNNNNNNNNNNNNNNNNNNNNNNNNNNNNNNNNNNNNNNNNNNNNNNNNNNNNNNNNNNNNNNNNNNNNNNNNNNNNNNNNNNNNNNNNNNNNNNNNNNNNNNNNNNNNNNNNNNNNNNNNNNNNNNNNNNNNNNNNNNNNNNNNNNNNNNNNNNNNNNNNNNNNNNNNNNNNNNNNNNNNNNNNNNNNNNNNNNNNNNNNNNNNNNNNNNNNNNNNNNNNNNNNNNNNNNNNNNNNNNNNNNNNNNNNNNNNNNNNNNNNNNNNNNNNNNNNNNNNNNNNNNNNNNNNNNNNNNNNNNNNNNNNNNNNNNNNNNNNNNNNNNNNNNNNNNNNNNNNNNNNNNNNNNNNNNNNNNNNNNNNNNNNNNNNNNNNNNNNNNNNNNNNNNNNNNNNNNNNNNNNNNNNNNNNNNNNNNNNNNNNNNNNNNNNNNNNNNNNNNNNNNNNNNNNNNNNNNNNNNNNNNNNNNNNNNNNNNNNNNNNNNNNNNNNNNNNNNNNNNNNNNNNNNNNNNNNNNNNNNNNNNNNNNNNNNNNNNNNNNNNNNNNNNNNNNNNNNNNNNNNNNNNNNNNNNNNNNNNNNNNNNNNNNNNNNNNNNNNNNNNNNNNNNNNNNNNNNNNNNNNNNNNNNNNNNNNNNNNNNNNNNNNNNNNNNNNNNNNNNNNNNNNNNNNNNNNNNNNNNNNNNNNNNNNNNNNNNNNNNNNNNNNNNNNNNNNNNNNNNNNNNNNNNNNNNNNNNNNNNNNNNNNNNNNNNNNNNNNNNNNNNNNNNNNNNNNNNNNNNNNNNNNNNNNNNNNNNNNNNNNNNNNNNNNNNNNNNNNNNNNNNNNNNNNNNNNNNNNNNNNNNNNNNNNNNNNNNNNNNNNNNNNNNNNNNNNNNNNNNNNNNNNNNNNNNNNNNNNNNNNNNNNNNNNNNNNNNNNNNNNNNNNNNNNNNNNNNNNNNNNNNNNNNNNNNNNNNNNNNNNNNNNNNNNNNNNNNNNNNNNNNNNNNNNNNNNNNNNNNNNNNNNNNNNNNNNNNNNNNNNNNNNNNNNNNNNNNNNNNNNNNNNNNNNNNNNNNNNNNNNNNNNNNNNNNNNNNNNNNNNNNNNNNNNNNNNNNNNNNNNNNNNNNNNNNNNNNNNNNNNNNNNNNNNNNNNNNNNNNNNNNNNNNNNNNNNNNNNNNNNNNNNNNNNNNNNNNNNNNNNNNNNNNNNNNNNNNNNNNNNNNNNNNNNNNNNNNNNNNNNNNNNNNNNNNNNNNNNNNNNNNNNNNNNNNNNNNNNNNNNNNNNNNNNNNNNNNNNNNNNNNNNNNNNNNNNNNNNNNNNNNNNNNNNNNNNNNNNNNNNNNNNNNNNNNNNNNNNNNNNNNNNNNNNNNNNNNNNNNNNNNNNNNNNNNNNNNNNNNNNNNNNNNNNNNNNNNNNNNNNNNNNNNNNNNNNNNNNNNNNNNNNNNNNNNNNNNNNNNNNNNNNNNNNNNNNNNNNNNNNNNNNNNNNNNNNNNNNNNNNNNNNNNNNNNNNNNNNNNNNNNNNNNNNNNNNNNNNNNNNNNNNNNNNNNNNNNNNNNNNNNNNNNNNNNNNNNNNNNNNNNNNNNNNNNNNNNNNNNNNNNNNNNNNNNNNNNNNNNNNNNNNNNNNNNNNNNNNNNNNNNNNNNNNNNNNNNNNNNNNNNNNNNNNNNNNNNNNNNNNNNNNNNNNNNNNNNNNNNNNNNNNNNNNNNNNNNNNNNNNNNNNNNNNNNNNNNNNNNNNNNNNNNNNNNNNNNNNNNNNNNNNNNNNNNNNNNNNNNNNNNNNNNNNNNNNNNNNNNNNNNNNNNNNNNNNNNNNNNNNNNNNNNNNNNNNNNNNNNNNNNNNNNNNNNNNNNNNNNNNNNNNNNNNNNNNNNNNNNNNNNNNNNNNNNNNNNNNNNNNNNNNNNNNNNNNNNNNNNNNNNNNNNNNNNNNNNNNNNNNNNNNNNNNNNNNNNNNNNNNNNNNNNNNNNNNNNNNNNNNNNNNNNNNNNNNNNNNNNNNNNNNNNNNNNNNNNNNNNNNNNNNNNNNNNNNNNNNNNNNNNNNNNNNNNNNNNNNNNNNNNNNNNNNNNNNNNNNNNNNNNNNNNNNNNNNNNNNNNNNNNNNNNNNNNNNNNNNNNNNNNNNNNNNNNNNNNNNNNNNNNNNNNNNNNNNNNNNNNNNNNNNNNNNNNNNNNNNNNNNNNNNNNNNNNNNNNNNNNNNNNNNNNNNNNNNNNNNNNNNNNNNNNNNNNNNNNNNNNNNNNNNNNNNNNNNNNNNNNNNNNNNNNNNNNNNNNNNNNNNNNNNNNNNNNNNNNNNNNNNNNNNNNNNNNNNNNNNNNNNNNNNNNNNNNNNNNNNNNNNNNNNNNNNNNNNNNNNNNNNNNNNNNNNNNNNNNNNNNNNNNNNNNNNNNNNNNNNNNNNNNNNNNNNNNNNNNNNNNNNNNNNNNNNNNNNNNNNNNNNNNNNNNNNNNNNNNNNNNNNNNNNNNNNNNNNNNNNNNNNNNNNNNNNNNNNNNNNNNNNNNNNNNNNNNNNNNNNNNNNNNNNNNNNNNNNNNNNNNNNNNNNNNNNNNNNNNNNNNNNNNNNNNNNNNNNNNNNNNNNNNNNNNNNNNNNNNNNNNNNNNNNNNNNNNNNNNNNNNNNNNNNNNNNNNNNNNNNNNNNNNNNNNNNNNNNNNNNNNNNNNNNNNNNNNNNNNNNNNNNNNNNNNNNNNNNNNNNNNNNNNNNNNNNNNNNNNNNNNNNNNNNNNNNNNNNNNNNNNNNNNNNNNNNNNNNNNNNNNNNNNNNNNNNNNNNNNNNNNNNNNNNNNNNNNNNNNNNNNNNNNNNNNNNNNNNNNNNNNNNNNNNNNNNNNNNNNNNNNNNNNNNNNNNNNNNNNNNNNNNNNNNNNNNNNNNNNNNNNNNNNNNNNNNNNNNNNNNNNNNNNNNNNNNNNNNNNNNNNNNNNNNNNNNNNNNNNNNNNNNNNNNNNNNNNNNNNNNNNNNNNNNNNNNNNNNNNNNNNNNNNNNNNNNNNNNNNNNNNNNNNNNNNNNNNNNNNNNNNNNNNNNNNNNNNNNNNNNNNNNNNNNNNNNNNNNNNNNNNNNNNNNNNNNNNNNNNNNNNNNNNNNNNNNNNNNNNNNNNNNNNNNNNNNNNNNNNNNNNNNNNNNNNNNNNNNNNNNNNNNNNNNNNNNNNNNNNNNNNNNNNNNNNNNNNNNNNNNNNNNNNNNNNNNNNNNNNNNNNNNNNNNNNNNNNNNNNNNNNNNNNNNNNNNNNNNNNNNNNNNNNNNNNNNNNNNNNNNNNNNNNNNNNNNNNNNNNNNNNNNNNNNNNNNNNNNNNNNNNNNNNNNNNNNNNNNNNNNNNNNNNNNNNNNNNNNNNNNNNNNNNNNNNNNNNNNNNNNNNNNNNNNNNNNNNNNNNNNNNNNNNNNNNNNNNNNNNNNNNNNNNNNNNNNNNNNNNNNNNNNNNNNNNNNNNNNNNNNNNNNNNNNNNNNNNNNNNNNNNNNNNNNNNNNNNNNNNNNNNNNNNNNNNNNNNNNNNNNNNNNNNNNNNNNNNNNNNNNNNNNNNNNNNNNNNNNNNNNNNNNNNNNNNNNNNNNNNNNNNNNNNNNNNNNNNNNNNNNNNNNNNNNNNNNNNNNNNNNNNNNNNNNNNNNNNNNNNNNNNNNNNNNNNNNNNNNNNNNNNNNNNNNNNNNNNNNNNNNNNNNNNNNNNNNNNNNNNNNNNNNNNNNNNNNNNNNNNNNNNNNNNNNNNNNNNNNNNNNNNNNNNNNNNNNNNNNNNNNNNNNNNNNNNNNNNNNNNNNNNNNNNNNNNNNNNNNNNNNNNNNNNNNNNNNNNNNNNNNNNNNNNNNNNNNNNNNNNNNNNNNNNNNNNNNNNNNNNNNNNNNNNNNNNNNNNNNNNNNNNNNNNNNNNNNNNNNNNNNNNNNNNNNNNNNNNNNNNNNNNNNNNNNNNNNNNNNNNNNNNNNNNNNNNNNNNNNNNNNNNNNNNNNNNNNNNNNNNNNNNNNNNNNNNNNNNNNNNNNNNNNNNNNNNNNNNNNNNNNNNNNNNNNNNNNNNNNNNNNNNNNNNNNNNNNNNNNNNNNNNNNNNNNNNNNNNNNNNNNNNNNNNNNNNNNNNNNNNNNNNNNNNNNNNNNNNNNNNNNNNNNNNNNNNNNNNNNNNNNNNNNNNNNNNNNNNNNNNNNNNNNNNNNNNNNNNNNNNNNNNNNNNNNNNNNNNNNNNNNNNNNNNNNNNNNNNNNNNNNNNNNNNNNNNNNNNNNNNNNNNNNNNNNNNNNNNNNNNNNNNNNNNNNNNNNNNNNNNNNNNNNNNNNNNNNNNNNNNNNNNNNNNNNNNNNNNNNNNNNNNNNNNNNNNNNNNNNNNNNNNNNNNNNNNNNNNNNNNNNNNNNNNNNNNNNNNNNNNNNNNNNNNNNNNNNNNNNNNNNNNNNNNNNNNNNNNNNNNNNNNNNNNNNNNNNNNNNNNNNNNNNNNNNNNNNNNNNNNNNNNNNNNNNNNNNNNNNNNNNNNNNNNNNNNNNNNNNNNNNNNNNNNNNNNNNNNNNNNNNNNNNNNNNNNNNNNNNNNNNNNNNNNNNNNNNNNNNNNNNNNNNNNNNNNNNNNNNNNNNNNNNNNNNNNNNNNNNNNNNNNNNNNNNNNNNNNNNNNNNNNNNNNNNNNNNNNNNNNNNNNNNNNNNNNNNNNNNNNNNNNNNNNNNNNNNNNNNNNNN
The nucleotide sequence above comes from Oxyura jamaicensis isolate SHBP4307 breed ruddy duck chromosome 1, BPBGC_Ojam_1.0, whole genome shotgun sequence. Encoded proteins:
- the ART1 gene encoding GPI-linked NAD(P)(+)--arginine ADP-ribosyltransferase 1 isoform X3, with protein sequence MEHLALGWVLLASTLFSTSATGSKRDLDAIKEVAMDMVLSSFDDQYQGCSRMMGKELEELNRTEFTNPAYAEGWRGAVMEWRNRWGHAARPTVLQQEQAVAVLAYTAERGLYRQFNAAVREGGRSREHYLQSFPFKTLHFLLTKALHTLREAQGHGCHRAYRGIKGTRFTAQLQHTVRFGQFTSASLQKKVAQSFGQDTFFFLDTCYSVPIKNFSFYPGEDEVLIPPFEVFKVTNFTHGRDGNFIHLHSQAARSTYNCEFVKGRSSPREPPHLWSLLLAATALAAMGCL
- the ART1 gene encoding GPI-linked NAD(P)(+)--arginine ADP-ribosyltransferase 1 isoform X2, with translation MEHLALGWVLLASTLFSTSATGSKRDLDAIKEVAMDMVLSSFDDQYQGCSRMMGKELEELNRTEFTNPAYAEGWRGAVMEWRNRWGHAARPTVLQQEQAVAVLAYTAERGLYRQFNAAVREGGRSREHYLQSFPFKTLHFLLTKALHTLREAQGHGCHRAYRGIKGTRFTAQLQHTVRFGQFTSASLQKKVAQSFGQDTFFFLDTCYSVPIKNFSFYPGEDEVLIPPFEVFKVTNFTHGRDGNFIHLHSQAARSTYNCEFVKEKRCKDQPCVFSPGRSSPREPPHLWSLLLAATALAAMGCL
- the ART1 gene encoding GPI-linked NAD(P)(+)--arginine ADP-ribosyltransferase 1 isoform X1 — protein: MEHLALGWVLLASTLFSTSATGSKRDLDAIKEVAMDMVLSSFDDQYQGCSRMMGKELEELNRTEFTNPAYAEGWRGAVMEWRNRWGHAARPTVLQQEQAVAVLAYTAERGLYRQFNAAVREGGRSREHYLQSFPFKTLHFLLTKALHTLREAQGHGCHRAYRGIKGTRFTAQLQHTVRFGQFTSASLQKKVAQSFGQDTFFFLDTCYSVPIKNFSFYPGEDEVLIPPFEVFKVTNFTHGRDGNFIHLHSQAARSTYNCEFVKEKRCKDQPCVFSEGRSSPREPPHLWSLLLAATALAAMGCL